A window from Choristoneura fumiferana chromosome 22, NRCan_CFum_1, whole genome shotgun sequence encodes these proteins:
- the LOC141440433 gene encoding uncharacterized protein, which yields MLFPMIESALPEEILRAWHRTQPETRNLSKLMLFLRQEVESAERIQLARRDYNDVSLVEPMPPTACFVTELKQDKDGRKNGSSCVWCDKDTHSAVECHKAAKMTLKERLEYIKSKKACSICLKSNHITKKCKSFPKCLFCQKRHFTIMCTELAAKNTNDTQEKQQEHSNLSCHTKSASSTTLLQTVVVKIVHDKKEMPIRALIDSGAQRSYITKDLVKKLGLKSTKKEVLTHSLFGGIETKKETCHVYDISVKNLDENFYMNLCVLDKDVICSFLPKLKCNVLLGQLRQRGIVLNDCTDSPDDICGVWKL from the exons ATGCTTTTTCCCATGATCGAGTCTGCTTTGCCGGAAGAAATTCTTCGTGCCTGGCATCGCACTCAACCGGAAACCAGAAATCTGTCCAAATTAATGCTGTTTTTGAGACAAGAAGTGGAGTCGGCGGAAAGAATACAACTAGCAAGGCGAGACTACAATGACGTATCCCTAGTTGAACCCATGCCACCCACCGCCTGCTTCGTAACGGAGTTAAAACAAGACAAGGATGGAAGGAAAAACGGTTCATCATGTGTGTGGTGTGACAAAGATACTCATTCTGCCGTAGAGTGTCATAAGGCGGCTAAGATGACGCTGAAAGAACGTCTAGAGTACATCAAAAGCAAGAAAGCGTGCTCAATTTGCTTAAAAAGCAatcatattacaaaaaaatgtaagaGTTTTCCCAAATGCCTGTTCTGTCAAAAAAGGCACTTTACAATCATGTGCACAGAATTAGCGGCGAAGAACACCAACGATACTCAGGAAAAACAGCAAGAGCATAGTAACTTGTCATGCCATACAAAGTCTGCATCATCAACAACGTTGCTACAAACTGTTGTCGTGAAGATTGTGCATGACAAGAAAGAGATGCCGATACGAGCTCTTATCGATAGTGGTGCCCAGCGATCGTACATAACAAAGGATTTAGTCAAAAAACTTGGACTGAAATctacaaaaaaggaggttctaacACATAGTTTGTTCGGCGGGATCGAGACGAAAAAAGAGACGTGTCATGTGTATGACATTTCCGTCAAAAATCTCGACGAAAATTTTTATATGAATTTATGTGTTTTAGATAAAGATgtaatttgtagttttttacCAAAGTTAAAATGTAACGTATTACTTGGGCAACTGCGTCAACGCGGCATCGTACTAAATGACTGTACGGACTCTCCTGACGAC ATTTGTGGAGTCTGGAAGCTGTAG